The proteins below are encoded in one region of Halocatena salina:
- a CDS encoding alpha/beta fold hydrolase has product MTMERTDRFCSVDGIELHYSEWGAASAPPVVCMHGLSRVGRDFDPIARRLADTYRVLCPDLPGRGLSGWDDPTAYTSEASAARMVGFCDALGLESIRWIGTSMGGGLGMALAGGSLSDRITHLVVNDVSPDPIHDADDQALARINEYVPQPPTVDTVTTLEAYYREIYEPRFSEMTDTEWRRFTITSARRTDDGRITPAYDPRIIEALETTTGTETDPWAVWDGITADVCIVRGTASGILPQESFERMTDHQPTAKTITVDCGHAPALNTDDQIDPIEAFFAQ; this is encoded by the coding sequence ATGACGATGGAACGGACCGATCGGTTCTGTTCGGTGGATGGGATCGAACTACATTATTCGGAGTGGGGGGCGGCGTCAGCTCCGCCGGTGGTATGTATGCACGGCCTGTCGCGCGTGGGTCGAGATTTCGACCCGATCGCGCGGCGACTCGCTGATACGTACCGGGTGCTGTGTCCGGATCTTCCTGGACGAGGGCTGAGTGGATGGGACGATCCCACGGCGTACACGAGCGAAGCTTCCGCGGCGCGAATGGTCGGGTTCTGTGATGCGCTTGGACTCGAATCGATCCGATGGATCGGGACCTCCATGGGCGGAGGACTCGGTATGGCGCTGGCCGGTGGATCTCTGTCCGACCGAATCACCCATCTCGTCGTGAACGACGTCAGTCCCGATCCGATCCACGACGCCGACGATCAGGCGTTGGCACGCATCAACGAGTACGTTCCACAGCCACCAACCGTCGACACCGTGACGACGTTGGAGGCGTACTACCGGGAGATCTACGAACCGCGGTTCAGCGAGATGACCGATACCGAATGGCGACGGTTCACGATAACGTCAGCACGCCGGACCGACGACGGGCGGATTACGCCCGCTTACGATCCACGGATCATCGAAGCCCTCGAAACGACGACCGGGACAGAAACGGATCCGTGGGCAGTGTGGGACGGAATCACTGCCGACGTCTGTATCGTTCGCGGAACGGCGTCCGGAATCCTTCCTCAAGAATCGTTCGAACGGATGACTGACCACCAACCGACTGCCAAGACGATCACCGTCGACTGTGGACATGCTCCGGCACTGAACACCGACGACCAGATCGACCCGATCGAAGCGTTTTTCGCTCAGTGA
- a CDS encoding TOBE domain-containing protein: MDAGFETRLRAEDVSFEAADARLLRAVDDHRSLNAAADALGRSFSRSHRRIKALEEVFGPLVERQRGGIDGGGSELTDNAHELLARFERLRTAYAGTAETEKTVVLGTITERSSELAVVKTSVGSVRALASTPTDRVQVVLRADAITLHTPDAVPSVDGMSARNRLSGTISHIDYGESIARVACDVGLDTPIIALVTRETIEELGFQPDDPVVASFKATATRAIPTESDR; the protein is encoded by the coding sequence ATGGATGCGGGATTCGAGACCCGGTTACGGGCGGAGGATGTATCGTTCGAGGCCGCAGACGCGCGTTTGTTGCGGGCGGTCGATGACCACCGCTCGCTCAATGCCGCCGCAGACGCGTTGGGACGGTCATTTTCCCGCTCACACCGCCGGATCAAGGCGCTAGAGGAGGTGTTCGGACCGCTCGTCGAACGCCAGCGGGGTGGCATCGATGGAGGCGGGAGTGAACTCACTGACAACGCCCACGAGTTGCTCGCACGATTCGAGCGGCTGCGAACCGCGTACGCCGGGACGGCCGAAACCGAGAAAACGGTCGTTCTCGGCACGATCACCGAGCGTAGCTCGGAATTGGCAGTCGTCAAAACGTCCGTCGGCTCCGTCCGTGCGCTGGCGTCGACGCCTACCGACCGGGTGCAGGTGGTGCTCCGAGCGGATGCCATCACGCTTCACACACCCGACGCCGTGCCGTCGGTCGACGGAATGAGCGCCCGAAATCGACTTTCCGGAACGATCTCCCACATCGATTACGGCGAGTCGATCGCTCGGGTGGCGTGCGATGTTGGACTCGATACGCCGATAATCGCGCTCGTTACCCGTGAGACGATCGAAGAACTCGGGTTTCAACCAGATGACCCCGTCGTCGCATCGTTCAAGGCGACCGCCACCCGGGCAATCCCCACAGAGAGTGATCGGTAG
- a CDS encoding extracellular solute-binding protein has translation MTKQRSRRAVIQAFGTGVFGLSGCLGKGWIPTGDRHTSPVTILAAGSLTNALSNGLAPELDTPVQIETHGSARIARMVKEGIRDPDIVVVADTALFNAPLNPSWYSVFTSNAVVIASNTATEDGKRVGRTSQAWYELVADDDINLGRTDPKADPLGYRTLFVIDLAARYYEVDGLASTILADEQIYPESSLMTRFETGAVDVAIAYRNMAVERGYDYIDLPDPIDLSAPEYTEDWYSTVTYTLPDGTAVQGGTISYGAAARTMTDDVLSVFDRLVRGSYLQRHGFILHESFPNHHGRVPERIENNSGTPADRSTAEQSVIPISV, from the coding sequence ATGACGAAACAACGGTCGCGGCGAGCAGTGATACAAGCGTTTGGGACGGGAGTCTTCGGATTATCGGGCTGTCTCGGAAAGGGATGGATACCGACTGGCGATCGTCACACCAGTCCGGTCACGATCCTCGCCGCGGGCAGTCTCACAAACGCGCTGTCGAACGGGCTTGCGCCGGAGCTCGATACACCGGTACAGATCGAAACGCACGGTTCGGCACGGATCGCCAGAATGGTCAAGGAAGGCATCCGTGATCCGGATATCGTCGTGGTGGCCGACACGGCGTTGTTCAATGCGCCACTAAACCCCTCATGGTATTCGGTGTTTACGAGTAACGCCGTCGTGATCGCGTCCAACACGGCGACCGAAGACGGAAAACGAGTCGGTAGAACGTCCCAAGCGTGGTATGAGCTAGTAGCCGACGACGACATCAATCTCGGACGAACGGATCCGAAGGCGGACCCCTTGGGTTATCGAACGCTGTTCGTGATCGATCTCGCCGCTCGATACTACGAGGTGGATGGTCTCGCGTCAACAATCCTCGCAGACGAACAGATCTATCCCGAATCATCGTTGATGACTCGATTCGAAACCGGTGCGGTCGACGTGGCGATCGCATATCGGAACATGGCCGTGGAGCGTGGGTACGACTACATCGATCTTCCCGATCCGATCGATCTCAGTGCTCCGGAGTATACCGAGGACTGGTACTCGACAGTGACGTACACGTTACCGGACGGAACGGCGGTTCAGGGCGGGACGATCAGCTACGGTGCGGCCGCTCGGACGATGACTGACGACGTTCTATCGGTGTTCGACCGCCTTGTTCGGGGTTCGTATCTCCAACGGCACGGGTTCATTCTGCACGAATCGTTTCCGAACCATCACGGACGCGTTCCAGAGCGGATCGAAAACAACTCGGGAACCCCCGCCGATCGTTCGACCGCAGAACAGTCGGTTATCCCCATTTCTGTATGA